The following coding sequences lie in one Fusibacter sp. A1 genomic window:
- the amrB gene encoding AmmeMemoRadiSam system protein B, whose amino-acid sequence MNVKRKSLVLAVICTVAICLLRIGYGWDAPAEKDAKQNMRIVAVVDNEIQTVSYPAPEYLQLMNIFSKTESLDENRFETLEIDKKQIGMILPHHLLAGHEILKAYREIADFDPELIILMSPNHQGRINAPILSRKEPLIAFDTIFLMDDCVLEMENKHLIRYDKELLLLEHGIYNHLPFLSEVGFDAPILTLVVARNTSVEQLDAVHAYLNDYTKNKKVLWIASIDFSHYLPAAMANTKDDETMEWIENRNYEAIAKSTSDHLDAPGVLRLWLKQFENTKLLWHSNSAEISDGFHDVPGTSYLIYYGE is encoded by the coding sequence TTGAATGTAAAGAGAAAGTCGCTGGTTTTGGCAGTGATTTGTACGGTGGCAATCTGCCTTTTGCGCATAGGATATGGTTGGGACGCCCCGGCTGAAAAAGATGCGAAGCAGAATATGAGAATCGTGGCTGTAGTGGATAATGAGATACAGACCGTATCCTACCCGGCACCTGAGTATTTGCAGCTGATGAACATCTTCAGTAAAACGGAGTCACTAGATGAGAATAGGTTTGAAACCTTGGAAATTGACAAGAAGCAGATCGGCATGATTCTTCCGCACCATCTGCTGGCAGGACACGAGATACTAAAAGCTTATCGTGAAATCGCAGATTTCGATCCTGAACTGATTATCCTTATGTCGCCGAACCATCAAGGGAGGATCAACGCGCCTATCCTGTCGAGAAAGGAACCGTTGATCGCTTTTGATACCATATTCCTTATGGATGATTGCGTTCTTGAAATGGAGAACAAACATCTTATCAGATACGACAAGGAACTGCTCTTGCTGGAACACGGCATTTATAACCATCTGCCCTTCTTATCGGAAGTCGGATTCGACGCTCCTATCCTTACGCTGGTTGTGGCGCGCAACACGTCGGTTGAGCAACTGGATGCGGTTCATGCGTATCTGAATGACTACACAAAAAATAAAAAAGTACTCTGGATAGCGTCAATCGACTTCTCGCACTATTTGCCAGCGGCTATGGCAAATACGAAGGACGATGAAACGATGGAGTGGATCGAAAACAGAAATTATGAAGCGATTGCAAAAAGCACGAGTGACCATCTGGATGCCCCTGGTGTCTTGAGGCTGTGGCTCAAGCAGTTTGAAAACACAAAATTGCTATGGCACAGCAATAGCGCGGAGATTTCAGACGGCTTTCACGATGTGCCCGGGACAAGCTATCTCATCTACTACGGTGAATAG
- a CDS encoding Ig-like domain-containing alpha-2-macroglobulin family protein, which yields MDKKRIALIMTAVLIALMAGIWMLNREKEGTGQEVQIELPPDRVDISKEAVDILSVEALDAVDGLISEDTSFLVTADTEIDDGYLATFLSITPAVEYQVERTSDLSVLIKPVEPLDAGTVIKFRHNNKTRTAGWSFEVGGNLKVVGTYPARHSSSVPPSSGIEISFSQVIDESILEFITIEPEIEYSHRIDKNTLILMPTSLDLGCTYQVKVRDGFISQVGSLLASGYAFDFTTGESGNFGYEQAKMSLVLEGDAAVLEVPYEWMPSPESVQLYRMDEEGYRKATANYLADSKYYSHPGKRMDESVLEPIDGVEVSAFERSYSIFGVLDGLDKGYYLAKFSARSNTYYQFFQVTNLNIYIESTEDDALLWCIDTETGQMIDSAKIIVDGALTGETGSDGTAYVELDSTDAAIVVETTDERVHLPYRFNRNYYWYDYSSSSDKNETPKGHYFLYSDRSVYQDGDMASFFGMVHLLGQENPASVELVLFNDHREEVDRMTSQVSDFGTYGGSFELNKRSEYRYELEVTAGEVVLDTLSVGISTYVKPEFIITTELEKEVLGPGESTRLYGTVTYYDETPTSLFELNTYSGKGYWERELGSEKIVTDTTGSYDIQYTPKYWYETSKPFMFMVETTNKKAENTDVADHDMVQIFPSEIILDATSQVNENEDQLIIEVTSHKLKLPTKQLMTDDSKLYSGEPLDIPIHVIVEETYYEAITLGTSYNPLTKEMETKYDYSYRRAVVYDGSLITEDGLSTIGIDYVPGRNYSVKVTTMDTPDHMIQANTYVYGTHGYIERYEAAPRFKALDSVKLNERFTLELDLPENVLKSRSATKEKTLFVVYKNGYREHQVNRGSTYSEVFTEEDVSNVLIRGIYFDGSKFRIGEYPPTISVMMDPEEKKLDLTITTDRNQYKPGEEITVEVVSKIGETGVKSRVLINMMDEAYYALYPDNRKAYQEFYDYDSTAGYPQHYHTGYITFPDMAEMGEGGSDDYYIRENFKDTAAFIEIQTDQNGIGKASFTLPDSTTKWRITTHGISGERFIGTATEQVVSTLPFYSRMILQENYLTGEKADVVVRAGGEAIDKDTSVTYKLNVNPPTGPDYTLDGTELASEYTSLAMKTLEPGRYEVTLFADTDTYKDAVLKTFEVVDSKVEFSAMRRLPLSDTFTLTRPEKSSYLRIINTDARELHEELLKLLTYPSKRAEWALTNELIRIRYGGMYSTEILQTPYLDTLDPFTYYGGGISILENAEDDLQLTTDIAVIAPEYLDKQSTIEYFQRVLNEEELSTLDRLYAIWGLAALDEPVVHKLNLLLGSDEANAYTASEKVILACALTESGMIEKSALLYEELQKDIGSNGKWTELDQRVLLHLAGLASELKLNDATGWFERATANLPKEHVMQLLMMRYYQYQDKDLRPVVFDVLLNGVTEHVSHKAVFAYTLPLSVEPKIEFSNISGPGEIEEYYVGNLYNVDFSEKGGYKIVKTLDRSEVGLSEEIVVEIEVTKPSMAYLTVIESVPSGFSVVMPRSQMNATNLYFHFGGEETKKTFTYTIRAKQTGTFKLEPSVLSTGDHAYYQSNPFELKVK from the coding sequence ATGGATAAAAAGCGGATCGCACTGATTATGACAGCGGTTTTAATTGCACTAATGGCAGGTATTTGGATGCTAAACAGAGAGAAGGAAGGCACTGGGCAAGAAGTGCAAATCGAATTGCCGCCTGATAGGGTGGATATTAGCAAGGAAGCGGTTGACATCCTGAGCGTCGAGGCCTTGGATGCAGTTGACGGATTGATCAGTGAGGATACTTCGTTCTTGGTGACCGCGGACACAGAGATTGACGACGGGTATCTTGCAACCTTCTTGTCAATCACTCCGGCAGTGGAGTATCAGGTCGAACGCACAAGCGACTTGAGTGTGCTGATCAAGCCCGTTGAGCCTCTTGACGCCGGAACGGTCATTAAGTTCAGGCACAATAACAAAACCCGTACTGCAGGCTGGTCTTTTGAAGTCGGCGGTAACTTAAAGGTGGTTGGGACCTATCCGGCGAGGCATTCAAGCAGTGTTCCGCCTAGTTCTGGAATAGAAATCTCGTTTTCGCAAGTAATTGACGAAAGCATTTTGGAGTTCATCACAATAGAACCTGAAATTGAATATTCCCACAGAATCGACAAAAATACCTTGATCCTGATGCCTACTTCGCTTGACTTAGGATGCACCTATCAGGTGAAAGTAAGGGACGGGTTTATAAGCCAGGTCGGTAGTCTCTTGGCGTCCGGTTACGCGTTTGACTTCACAACGGGAGAATCCGGAAATTTCGGATATGAACAAGCGAAGATGAGTCTTGTTCTTGAAGGAGATGCTGCCGTGCTCGAGGTTCCTTACGAATGGATGCCCTCGCCTGAATCGGTTCAGCTTTACAGGATGGATGAAGAAGGCTACCGGAAAGCCACTGCGAACTACCTAGCAGACAGTAAGTACTATTCGCATCCCGGCAAGCGAATGGATGAATCTGTACTAGAGCCTATAGATGGTGTTGAAGTCAGCGCATTTGAGAGGAGCTATTCAATCTTTGGTGTCCTAGACGGACTCGACAAGGGGTATTACCTTGCCAAGTTCAGTGCTCGTTCAAACACGTACTATCAGTTTTTCCAAGTAACGAATCTAAACATCTATATAGAAAGCACGGAAGATGACGCCCTGCTATGGTGCATCGATACTGAAACAGGTCAAATGATAGACAGCGCTAAAATAATTGTAGACGGAGCGCTTACAGGTGAAACCGGATCTGATGGAACAGCTTATGTCGAACTTGACTCTACAGATGCTGCTATAGTTGTGGAGACAACAGATGAGCGTGTCCATTTGCCTTATAGGTTCAATCGGAACTACTACTGGTATGATTACTCCTCAAGTAGTGATAAGAATGAAACTCCAAAGGGGCACTATTTCCTTTACTCGGACAGATCGGTATACCAGGACGGCGATATGGCATCCTTCTTTGGCATGGTCCATCTTTTAGGTCAGGAAAACCCGGCGTCTGTGGAGCTTGTACTCTTTAACGACCATCGTGAAGAAGTGGATAGGATGACATCGCAGGTGAGCGACTTCGGCACTTATGGCGGTAGTTTTGAGCTGAATAAGCGTTCGGAGTACAGGTATGAACTGGAGGTGACTGCTGGTGAGGTTGTACTCGACACACTAAGTGTCGGAATTTCAACCTATGTGAAACCCGAATTCATCATCACAACCGAACTTGAAAAAGAAGTGCTGGGGCCAGGTGAATCGACAAGACTCTATGGAACGGTGACCTATTACGACGAAACTCCCACAAGCCTTTTTGAACTGAATACCTACAGCGGAAAAGGCTACTGGGAGCGTGAGTTGGGATCTGAGAAGATCGTCACCGACACGACTGGCAGTTATGATATCCAGTATACTCCCAAGTACTGGTACGAGACTTCAAAACCCTTTATGTTTATGGTAGAAACCACGAATAAGAAGGCTGAGAACACGGATGTAGCTGACCATGACATGGTGCAGATTTTTCCATCTGAGATTATTCTTGATGCGACCAGTCAGGTAAATGAGAATGAGGACCAGCTTATAATCGAAGTTACCAGCCATAAGCTGAAACTTCCTACAAAGCAGCTCATGACAGACGACAGCAAACTCTATTCAGGAGAACCGCTTGATATTCCAATACACGTGATAGTTGAAGAAACCTACTACGAAGCCATAACGCTAGGCACAAGTTACAATCCGCTGACTAAAGAAATGGAAACAAAGTATGATTATAGTTACCGAAGAGCGGTCGTTTATGATGGGTCGCTTATCACAGAAGACGGACTGTCGACGATCGGCATAGACTATGTGCCAGGTCGAAACTACTCTGTTAAGGTCACGACGATGGACACACCAGATCATATGATCCAAGCGAACACTTATGTATATGGTACACATGGTTATATCGAAAGGTATGAGGCTGCTCCGAGGTTCAAAGCACTGGACAGTGTGAAGCTCAATGAGCGATTCACACTTGAACTCGACTTGCCTGAAAACGTACTTAAAAGCAGGTCCGCCACAAAGGAAAAGACGCTATTTGTAGTCTATAAGAACGGTTACAGGGAACATCAGGTCAACAGAGGCAGTACTTATTCCGAGGTGTTCACCGAAGAGGATGTATCCAATGTGCTGATCAGAGGAATCTACTTTGATGGAAGCAAGTTTAGGATCGGTGAATATCCTCCGACAATCAGTGTGATGATGGATCCTGAAGAAAAGAAACTGGATCTGACCATCACAACCGACCGTAACCAGTACAAACCTGGAGAGGAGATCACGGTTGAAGTGGTGTCAAAAATCGGTGAGACAGGCGTGAAAAGCAGGGTGCTGATCAATATGATGGACGAAGCCTACTACGCGCTATACCCTGACAATCGTAAAGCCTATCAGGAGTTCTATGACTATGATTCGACCGCAGGGTATCCACAACATTACCATACGGGATATATCACTTTCCCGGACATGGCTGAAATGGGTGAAGGCGGGTCGGACGACTATTATATTAGAGAGAATTTCAAGGATACTGCGGCATTCATAGAGATCCAAACAGATCAGAATGGGATCGGAAAAGCCTCGTTCACACTTCCGGACAGCACCACAAAATGGCGGATCACCACCCATGGAATCAGCGGTGAAAGGTTTATCGGTACTGCGACAGAACAAGTTGTCAGCACGCTGCCGTTTTATTCGCGTATGATTCTTCAAGAGAACTATTTGACCGGTGAAAAGGCGGATGTGGTAGTCAGGGCAGGTGGAGAGGCGATCGACAAGGATACGTCGGTTACCTACAAGCTGAATGTGAATCCTCCGACAGGACCGGATTATACACTTGATGGAACAGAGTTGGCTTCGGAGTACACTTCTCTTGCCATGAAAACCCTTGAACCTGGAAGGTATGAAGTCACACTTTTCGCAGACACCGATACCTACAAGGATGCGGTACTTAAAACCTTTGAAGTCGTCGATTCCAAGGTAGAGTTTTCAGCGATGAGAAGGCTGCCCTTGTCAGATACATTTACACTTACAAGGCCTGAAAAATCATCCTACTTGAGGATCATCAACACAGATGCGCGGGAACTTCACGAAGAACTACTGAAACTACTGACCTATCCGTCAAAAAGAGCCGAATGGGCGCTTACAAACGAACTGATTCGGATAAGGTATGGCGGAATGTACTCGACAGAAATCCTTCAAACTCCTTATCTTGACACACTTGATCCCTTTACGTATTATGGCGGCGGCATCAGCATACTTGAAAATGCCGAGGATGACCTGCAGCTTACAACAGATATCGCAGTCATCGCACCAGAGTATCTTGATAAACAGAGTACAATAGAATATTTCCAGCGTGTGCTTAACGAGGAGGAGCTATCTACCCTAGACAGGCTTTATGCGATATGGGGACTTGCAGCCCTTGACGAGCCAGTCGTGCATAAGCTCAACCTTCTGCTGGGGTCTGACGAGGCAAACGCGTATACCGCATCTGAGAAGGTCATTTTAGCTTGTGCTCTAACAGAGTCAGGAATGATAGAAAAGAGCGCCCTTCTTTATGAGGAACTCCAAAAAGACATCGGTTCAAACGGCAAGTGGACAGAACTCGACCAGCGAGTCTTATTGCATCTTGCAGGTTTGGCATCTGAACTCAAACTGAATGATGCCACAGGCTGGTTTGAAAGAGCGACAGCCAACCTACCGAAAGAGCATGTGATGCAACTACTGATGATGAGGTACTACCAGTACCAAGACAAGGACCTTAGACCGGTAGTATTCGACGTCCTACTTAATGGCGTGACGGAGCATGTCAGCCATAAAGCGGTCTTTGCCTACACCTTGCCTCTAAGCGTTGAACCGAAAATCGAGTTTTCGAATATCAGTGGACCGGGTGAAATTGAGGAATACTACGTCGGAAATCTCTACAATGTCGATTTTAGCGAAAAGGGCGGTTATAAGATTGTAAAGACTCTTGACCGATCAGAGGTAGGTCTTTCAGAAGAAATAGTAGTAGAGATAGAAGTCACCAAACCTTCCATGGCCTATTTGACAGTCATCGAAAGTGTTCCATCTGGATTTTCTGTCGTGATGCCAAGAAGCCAAATGAATGCCACCAACCTTTATTTCCACTTTGGCGGCGAGGAGACGAAGAAAACATTTACCTATACGATAAGGGCCAAACAGACAGGAACCTTTAAGCTGGAGCCCTCCGTATTGTCCACAGGGGACCATGCCTACTATCAATCGAACCCCTTTGAATTGAAGGTGAAGTGA